Proteins encoded by one window of Sus scrofa isolate TJ Tabasco breed Duroc chromosome 12, Sscrofa11.1, whole genome shotgun sequence:
- the NAT9 gene encoding N-acetyltransferase 9 isoform X2, producing the protein MREERPSARYHEWMKSEELQRLTASEPLTLEQEYAMQQSWREDADKCTFIVLAAEKWQGQPGPSEESCMAGDVNLFLTDLGDPSLGEIEVMIAEPSCRGQGLGTEAVLMMMAYGVTKLGLTTFEAKIGQENEPSIRMFRRLHFEQVAVSSVFQEVTLRLTMSEPERQWLLEQTSHMQEKPYRDGSSEPH; encoded by the exons ATGCGGGAGGAAAGGCCGTCAGCCAG GTACCATGAGTGGATGAAATCAGAGGAGCTGCAGCGTTTGACAGCGTCTGAGCCGCTGACCCTGGAGCAGGAGTACGCGATGCAGCAGAGCTGGCGGGAAGATGCGGACA AGTGCACCTTCATCGTGCTGGCTGCAGAGAAGTGGCAGGGCCAGCCAGGCCCCAGTGAAGAGAGCTGCATGGCTGGAGACGTGAACCTCTTCCTCACAGATCTAGGGGACCCCTCCCTGGGGGAGATTGAGGTCATGATTGCAG AGCCCAGCTGCAGGGGCCAGGGCTTGGGCACCGAGGCCGTCCTCATGATGATGGCTTATG GAGTCACCAAGCTAGGTCTGACCACGTTTGAGGCTAAAATTGGGCAAGAAAATGAACCCAGCATCCGGATGTTCCGCAGGCTGCACTTTGAGCAG GTGGCCGTGAGCAGTGTCTTCCAGGAGGTGACACTCAGGCTGACAATGAGTGAGCCGGAGCGGCAGTGGCTTCTGGAGCAGACCAGCCATATGCAAGAGAAGCCCTACAGAGATGGGTCCTCAGAGCCCCACTGA
- the NAT9 gene encoding N-acetyltransferase 9 isoform X1 — MLQAATMRLNQNTLLLGKKVVLVPYTPEHVPRYHEWMKSEELQRLTASEPLTLEQEYAMQQSWREDADKCTFIVLAAEKWQGQPGPSEESCMAGDVNLFLTDLGDPSLGEIEVMIAEPSCRGQGLGTEAVLMMMAYGVTKLGLTTFEAKIGQENEPSIRMFRRLHFEQVAVSSVFQEVTLRLTMSEPERQWLLEQTSHMQEKPYRDGSSEPH, encoded by the exons atgctgcag GCTGCTACCATGAGGTTAAATCAGAACACCTTGCTTCTGGGAAAGAAGGTGGTGCTGGTACCCTACACCCCGGAGCATGTGCCTAG GTACCATGAGTGGATGAAATCAGAGGAGCTGCAGCGTTTGACAGCGTCTGAGCCGCTGACCCTGGAGCAGGAGTACGCGATGCAGCAGAGCTGGCGGGAAGATGCGGACA AGTGCACCTTCATCGTGCTGGCTGCAGAGAAGTGGCAGGGCCAGCCAGGCCCCAGTGAAGAGAGCTGCATGGCTGGAGACGTGAACCTCTTCCTCACAGATCTAGGGGACCCCTCCCTGGGGGAGATTGAGGTCATGATTGCAG AGCCCAGCTGCAGGGGCCAGGGCTTGGGCACCGAGGCCGTCCTCATGATGATGGCTTATG GAGTCACCAAGCTAGGTCTGACCACGTTTGAGGCTAAAATTGGGCAAGAAAATGAACCCAGCATCCGGATGTTCCGCAGGCTGCACTTTGAGCAG GTGGCCGTGAGCAGTGTCTTCCAGGAGGTGACACTCAGGCTGACAATGAGTGAGCCGGAGCGGCAGTGGCTTCTGGAGCAGACCAGCCATATGCAAGAGAAGCCCTACAGAGATGGGTCCTCAGAGCCCCACTGA
- the NAT9 gene encoding N-acetyltransferase 9 (The RefSeq protein has 1 substitution compared to this genomic sequence), with protein MRLNQNTLLLGKKVVLVPYTPEHVPRYHEWMKSEELQRLTASEPLTLEQEYAMQQSWREDADKCTFIVLAAEKWQGQPGPSEESCMAGDVNLFLTDLGDPSLGEIEVMIAEPSCRGQGLGTEAVLMMMAYGVTKLGLTTFEAKIGQENEPSIRMFRRLHFEQVAVSSVFQEVTLRLTMSEPERQWLLEQTSHVQEKPYRDGSSEPH; from the exons ATGAGGTTAAATCAGAACACCTTGCTTCTGGGAAAGAAGGTGGTGCTGGTACCCTACACCCCGGAGCATGTGCCTAG GTACCATGAGTGGATGAAATCAGAGGAGCTGCAGCGTTTGACAGCGTCTGAGCCGCTGACCCTGGAGCAGGAGTACGCGATGCAGCAGAGCTGGCGGGAAGATGCGGACA AGTGCACCTTCATCGTGCTGGCTGCAGAGAAGTGGCAGGGCCAGCCAGGCCCCAGTGAAGAGAGCTGCATGGCTGGAGACGTGAACCTCTTCCTCACAGATCTAGGGGACCCCTCCCTGGGGGAGATTGAGGTCATGATTGCAG AGCCCAGCTGCAGGGGCCAGGGCTTGGGCACCGAGGCCGTCCTCATGATGATGGCTTATG GAGTCACCAAGCTAGGTCTGACCACGTTTGAGGCTAAAATTGGGCAAGAAAATGAACCCAGCATCCGGATGTTCCGCAGGCTGCACTTTGAGCAG GTGGCCGTGAGCAGTGTCTTCCAGGAGGTGACACTCAGGCTGACAATGAGTGAGCCGGAGCGGCAGTGGCTTCTGGAGCAGACCAGCCATATGCAAGAGAAGCCCTACAGAGATGGGTCCTCAGAGCCCCACTGA
- the NAT9 gene encoding N-acetyltransferase 9 isoform X3: MRTEGCSRCTSLGRVAANPSPPSAECTFIVLAAEKWQGQPGPSEESCMAGDVNLFLTDLGDPSLGEIEVMIAEPSCRGQGLGTEAVLMMMAYGVTKLGLTTFEAKIGQENEPSIRMFRRLHFEQVAVSSVFQEVTLRLTMSEPERQWLLEQTSHMQEKPYRDGSSEPH, from the exons ATGCGGACA GAAGGCTGTTCTCGCTGCACTTCTCTGGGGCGTGTCGCTGCTAACCCTTCGCCTCCCTCGGCAGAGTGCACCTTCATCGTGCTGGCTGCAGAGAAGTGGCAGGGCCAGCCAGGCCCCAGTGAAGAGAGCTGCATGGCTGGAGACGTGAACCTCTTCCTCACAGATCTAGGGGACCCCTCCCTGGGGGAGATTGAGGTCATGATTGCAG AGCCCAGCTGCAGGGGCCAGGGCTTGGGCACCGAGGCCGTCCTCATGATGATGGCTTATG GAGTCACCAAGCTAGGTCTGACCACGTTTGAGGCTAAAATTGGGCAAGAAAATGAACCCAGCATCCGGATGTTCCGCAGGCTGCACTTTGAGCAG GTGGCCGTGAGCAGTGTCTTCCAGGAGGTGACACTCAGGCTGACAATGAGTGAGCCGGAGCGGCAGTGGCTTCTGGAGCAGACCAGCCATATGCAAGAGAAGCCCTACAGAGATGGGTCCTCAGAGCCCCACTGA